The sequence GGGTCCACCTGACGCGCATGATGGACGGCTCGGTCCACGCGGGCCCCAACGCGGTCACGGCCCTCGGTCGTGAAGGCTACTCCTGGCGGGACATTAAGCTCGGCGAGGCCGTCAAAGACCTGACGTACGGCGGATTCCTGCGGATGGCCGCGCGCAATGTCGGCGTCGGCGTCACCGAGGTGCGACGTTCGTTCTCGAAGGCGCTGTTCGCAGCGAGCCTGTCTCGGCTCGTGCCCGGCATCTCGGCGAACGATCTCGTCAAGGCACCCGCGGGGGTCCGCGCCCAGGCGATCCGCCGCGACGGCACGCTCGTCGACGACTTCCTCATCGAACGGGCGCCGCGGCAGGTGCACGTGCTGAACGCGCCCTCGCCCGCGGCGACCGCGTCGCTGGAGATCGCGGCACAGATCTCGGAGACCGCCGGGCTCGAGTGAGCCACCTGGGCCGAGCTCAGCGGCGTGGCTGACGGACGAGCCCCTCGAGCGTCGTGAGGTGCGCCTCGGCGACGCGCTCGATCGCGAAGTGGTCCTCGACGAACCGCTGCGCCTTCGCGGACACGCGCTCGCGGGCGTTCGGGTCTTCAAGGATGCCGAGCACAACCTCGGCGAGCGCATCGGGATCGGCCTTTTCCTCGCTCGCGCTCACGAACGGCACGATGAAGAGCTGCTCCCCATCGTCGATCCGGAACTCGAGGAAGTTGTCGGGCCGCACAGCCGCGGCTACCGGAGTGCCTGCGGCGAGGGCTTCGAGGCTCGCGGTACCGAACCCCTCGCCTTCGAGCTCGTGCACCTCAAGGTCCGCCGCTGCCAGCAGATCAGGGATCTCGCGCTGCGGTCGGGCGCCGAGCGTCACAATCGCGTGCTCCACGCCCAGGCGTTCGGCGAGCTTCAGGAACTCGTCGTGATAAATGCCACCGACCACGACGACCCGAGCCTCCGGCGAGCGTTCGAGGATCCCCGGCAGGGCGTGCACGAGCGCGATGCGGCTGCGCTGCGGGATCACATGCCCCACCGAGAGGATCAGCGGCTGGGTGGGCAGCCCGAGCCTCGAGCGAGCAGCCTCACCGTCGCCGCCTCGCATGACGGTCGGGTCGACGCCTACGGGGATCGCGACGGTCCCGCTGATCGAGCGCCGGTACCGCTTCCGGATGTATCGGTCCATTAACACGTCCATCACGACGACCTTCGGTCGGTGCAACCGCATGAGCGGGGCCACGAGCAGGGTGTCGGCCATCGCGTACACCGCCGAGTTGAAGCGGCTAAGCGGACTCTCGAGCCTCGTGTGCACGCTGAGCAGCGTCGGCACGCGCCGCGACCTCGCCCACCAACCGGTGAGCCAGGTGAGATCGAAGAACTGCCCATGCTGGTGGATCACGTCGGGCGCGAACTCGTCGAGGAGCGTGAACACCCGGCGCTTCACGCGCGGCGAGATCGTGAAGCCGATGTCGAAGTTCGCGGCGAATCGCGTCTTCGGCAGCGTCCACGCGGGAATCCGGTTGATCCGGAACCCATCGCGTTCCTCGACGGCCGGCGCGTTCTGATACATCGCGGTCAGCACAAGCACCTCGTGCCCGGCGGCCGCGTAGGCCCGCGCGAGGTGGTCGGCGAGATGCGACGACCCGCCCGGCCGTGGAGGGAAGAAGTTGTTGACGACGGCGATTCTCATGAGCGCTCCACGTACTTTCGGTCAGAGCCCGATTGCCGTCATCACGCCGACTACGCCAAGCGCGGCGAAGACAAGCCTGACGCGACGCTGCTTCACGACACAGAGCAGAAGCAGCACGATGAGCGCGGCGAACGGCATGGAATAGCGTGAGGCGATCGGATGGTCGATACCGAAGTTCAGCGCATTCGAAACGCGGAGCGCCACCGGGTACAAGACCAGGGTGATCAGCGTGCCGACGACGACGAGATATGTCGCGTCGATCGAAAGCGTACCGGTTGGCCGGCGCGGTACCTCGGACAGGGCACGAACTGCGCTTCGGCGCTGGAAGTCGGCGGCGATCGCAGTGTACAGGAGCGCACCGAACACAGCCACCGTGATCCAAAGCGGCAGTCCGATCGCGACGCTTCTGAGCAAGCGCGAGTAGAACTCGGGGCCCGAGGGCATGGCGTAGCTCCAGTCGATCCAGGGAGTGTGCAGCGCGAGGAGTTCCTGAACGGCACCGATTCCAATCGTCGACCACCCTGAGAACTGATACGGGCCGTACACCTCAGCGTTGGTGACCGTCGCGGTCGCCGAAATGTACCTCCCCCACAGCACCACAGGGAGCAGCACGATCGCGGCGAGCACGATGAGCTGCCAGAGCTTCGGCGACCATCGCTCGGCCGTCGTCCAACCGCGCTTGTTCGCGATCCAGATCACGAGGACTGCGAACAGGAATCCGCCGAGCACGAGCGAGTTCACGACCGCCGTGGTCGCCGCGAACACCGCGGCCAGCGCGAGCCAGGTGAATCCCCGCCCGCGTCGGATCCAGAGCAAGCCCGTTCCGCCGACGAGTGCGCCCGCGAGGATGGATGTGGCGTTCGGCGTGATCATGCCGCCCATGACGGTGATGCTGGTCGCAGAGACAGGGAGCGACACAGCCGCGATGAGACCGAGCCGCCGCTGCCCGAGCACGAACGCGAAGACGCCCATCACGATGACACCCAGAGTCATCAGCAGCGCGCTGAACACACGGTAGACCGTGATGTCGTGCAGCTCGAACCCGAGCGAGTCCACGACCCATCTGAATCCCTCGGCACCGAGGAAGTAGGTCGGATAGTGAATGTACCCAGTCGTGAACTCGCCCGAGGTAACGTCGCGGACGTCGAGCGCGGGATCGCCGCACCCGTGGACGAGTCCGCCGGCCTCATGGCCGATGCCGCACGCCCACTCGTCCACGACGTCTTCTTCGTAGAGGGCGCCGCGGAACGAAAGCTCGCCTTCGTGGATCTTGAGCTGGGTATCGAGGTGGACGTGCTCGTCGAGGACGGAAAGAGGATGATCGTCGGCCGCGAGGGTCACCATCGCATAGCCGAAGATGAGCACGATCACGGTCGCCACTGCGACGCAGAGCCCGGTGGCTCGCTTCATCACCCATTCGCGCGGCGCGCGCAAACCATCCAACTCGCGACCATCTCCCAGATCAGTTGTGGCTGCTCGGATCGCGGGCAGCCTGACGCCGCGAATGCGGGCCCGGATCATGCTATCCGACGCGCCGCCGCGAACCGATTCAGTAGATGACCGCTCCCCCCTGCGCCGTCCACCTGATCGACCCGAAGTCGAAACCTTGAGTGCAGGGACCCCCCGCGCCGCTGCACGCCATCGCCGTGGCGGGGAAGCCGAGATGACCCGCTGCTCCGCCGCGGGAGAAGTACGCGGTGCGGATGTCACCCGTGACCGCCTGCGCCGCGCCGCCGTTCTTGGCGAAAAGTGAGCCGTTGATGAACGCCTGCCCGTGACCACCGCCGTTCTGCGGGATCACTATTGAGTCGCTCGTGCTCGCACCGAGCACGCCGGCGGGCCCGCCCGCGGCAGCGTACGCTTCGAAGAACTGCGCAGTGGTCACGCGGGCGACGTCGCCCGGCATCGAGAACACCGTGCCACCCGCGAACGCCTGCGAGCAGCCGCCCCCGGCGAGGCCGCAGGTCTCGGCTCCAGTCGGCCAGCCCAGCGGTCCAGCTGCGCCGCCAGACGCGAAGTACCGCGTGCGGATCGCGCCCGAGACCGCGAAGGTACCGGAGCTCGACGAGTACACCGAGCCATTCTGGTAGGCACGGGCGACGCCGCCGATGCCCTCGCGCACGAAGAGGTATCCGCTCGTCGGCGCACCCAGCTTGCCGGCACCGCCGGCGGCGGTGTATGCCTCGTCGATCTGTGGCGACGACCAGGAGGCACCTTCGGGCGCTGTCCGGAGGATCGCGTTCTGGAACCGCTGCGTGCACACGTTGCCCGAGCACTCTTGCTCGGCGATCGGCCAGCCGAAGGAACCGGTCGCGCCACCGAACGAGAAGTAGTAGCTCCGCATCGCGCCGAGCACCGAGTACGCATCCCCGCCGGCGCGCTGGTACACGGAGCCGTCGGAGAAGGCCTGCCCGGTGCCTCCACTCATGGCGATCGGGTTGCTCGCCGGCCAGCCGAGCGCGCCCGTCGCGTTGCCCCGGCTGGCGTAGTAACGCTCGAATCCGAGCACCGCCCAGGTGCCGGACCTCGACGAGTAGATCGCACCAGCCTGGAACGACTGGCCGGAGCCTCCGCCCTTGACCGTCGACGTGCTCAACTCGGCGGTCGGCCAGCCCAAGGGCCCGGCCGCACCGGCGTACGCCCAGTAGGTGTCGCGAATCGGTACATCGACCCGGAACGTGCCGAACCCGGAGGTGTATACGGAGCCGCCCTGGAACACCTGACCCGCGCCGCCGCCCTGCGCCGTGATCTGCTGGGTGGAGCTCGTCGGGTACCTCAGTGGGCCCGCCGCGCCGCGCCGCGCGAAGTAGTAGTCCTTGATCGGGCCGATGACGTACTGTGCCCCGGTCGCACTGGTCCAGTAGATGGAGCCGTTCGCGAACGCTTGACCGAGACCGCCGCCATGCTCGGCAATCGTGATGAATCCGCTCGTCGCCGCGCCGAGGACCCCGCTGGCGCCGCCGGTGGCATTCCACAACGCGGTGATCTCGTTGGCGCCCGGCATCGTGGTGGGCCCAAACCAGTTGTTGTAGAACACCCAGAAGTTGCGGTTGCCGTACGCGCTGCAGCCGTCGCCGGTTCCGCCGATGTTCGCGAGCGCCGCGGCGTTCGGCGTGTAGGGCGTGTAGTAGTAGAGCGCGGCCGTCGCACGGTTCTTGATGTGCACGCCCTTGGTGCCGCAGGCGGCGTTCGGGTGGTACCGGACCTGGTTGACCTGGCCCACCTTGATCGAGGTGAACGAGCCGGCGGGGTTGGTGTACCAGGTCAGCTGACGGCCGGCGGCGAAGATCTGGTTGAAGAAGCCGTAGTACGTCGAGTCGCAGGAGGACGTGTCCGGGCAGCCGTAACCCATCGCCTTCCGCATCACACCGTCTGACGGTGCGCGGTTGGTGACGAGGCTCTGCTCTTTCTGCAGCGTCACCAGGATCACCTTCGCGCTGAGGTTGCAGGCCTGCTGCACCTTGAAGATGATCCGGGCAGCCGACTCGTTCGCGGCGCCGTGATACGTCGAGCAGGTGCCGAACGACCAGGTACGGGTCGGCGTCGCGGTCCGATACGCCGCGAGGCAGTTCGCGTTGTCGCATCGTCCGCCGACGGCGCTCTCGAGGAAGCGCTGGATCTCCGCCTCCGACATCGCCGAACCGTTGTAGAAGTTCGCGTCGGAGATGATCGCGCCGGGGTCGAAGTCAGCGCCGGAGAGCGCTTGCGCCGGAGCGGCGGCCGTTCCGACGATCGACGCCGAGATCGCGACCAGCGCGACGGCGAGAGCGCCCACGAGTCGTTGCCACATGAGTACGCCGTCCCCCCGGTTCGATTGACACGCCGGAGGCGACCGTAGTCACCCGTCTCAACCCCCGGATGTCGCCACTATACCGATGTAGCGGCTACCGCCTCGATTATCCGTGCCATCGCCGGAGAATTTCCCTCCGAAAACCGTCGCGCCGAGTGACGTCCGTTGTCGGCGAGCTCGCGGCGGATCTCACCGTCGGAGAGCACCGAGTCGAGCGCGATGCGCAACGGGTCGGACTCCCCGTCGACGGGTGTGAGCGCGTTGTATCCATCGAGCACTTCGTAGCGCAGATGGTCGTTCGCGCCGGCGATGACCGCAGCACCGCCGGCCATGAATGCAAACACCGAGAGCGGCTGTTCCTCGACGAGGGACGAAACGATCACCCCAGGCCGTTCCTCCGCAATCCGCGCGAGCACCTCGTCGTCGACCCGATTCGTGCGCAGGTGGGTGACCCGAGCGCCGTGCAGGTCGGCGACGTCGTCGACGACCTCGCACCACCCCCCGTCGCCGACACAGCACACCCGCGAGGCATCCGGTTCGCCGACCGCCTCGAACGGGGCGACGGTCAGCGCGGGCACCAATCGGTGCGCGACCTCCCACGCCGCCTCGGCGCGCACCTGGTCCGCAGTCCAGCGGTTCGGGGCCACATAGTCGAACTCGGGACGGTACCCGGCCACGATCCGTGCCTGCAGCGCCGGGTCGTCGCCGTGTGTCAGCGTCTCCATGCCAGGCAGCAGATACAGCGGCTTGCCCCGGTGCAGCGACGACACCCATACGGTCTCGGCGACACGCCGGTCGGTCGCGATCTTGACGCTCTCACGCTCGGCGAGCTCGGCGACGATCGCCTCGTCGGCGAGATCCTCGGTATCCGAGGTGTGCACCCGCGCGTCGTACCCGAGCGCGACCATCGCGTCGGCCTGCTCATGCACGTATCGCGCCCAGAGCGGCTCGGCACGCGTGGACACGACATAGTCGAGCGCGGGCCGCGCCTCGAGGCGCCGGGTGAGGAAGAGCTGCTGCCAGCGCCGCCAGAAGTACCGCATCGACGCGAGCTCACGCGCCCCCTGGCTGTAGCCCCGAGTCGCGGATTCGTGGTGCACGAGCAGCGCGGCGGGCTCGTAGTAGCAACGAACGCCCGACTGCCACGCTCGCAACCCGTAGTCGACGTCTTCGAATCCGAGCCAGAACTGCTCGTCGAGCCCGCCGAGTTCGTCGTACACCGGCTTCTTGATGTAGACGCACGCACCCGAGATCGACCGGTTGTACCCGGGCACGTTCGCGGAGGGGCGGGTCGCTGGCGAGCCGACATGGAAGTGGCCGAACCACTGCGGCGCGAGCACTCGCGCATAGTACGTACCCGCGTACTGGATGCGCCCGTCGGGATAGACGAGCTTGGGCGAGACCATGCCGATGCGCTCGCTCGAATAGGCGCGCGCTTGCAGGGCGTCGAGCCAGCCCGCCTTGGCGACGATGTCACTGTTCAGCAGGACGATGTCGTACCTCGCCTCGCGCATGCCGACGTTGACGTTCCCCGCGAAGCCGAGCCGCCGGTCTTTCAGGATGACGCGCGTCCGTTCGTCCTGCAGCTCGAGGAGGCGACGCGTGTTCTCGGGTTCGATGTAGTCGTCGACGATGAGGACCTCGTACTCGAACCCCGCGCAAGTCTCGCGAATCGAGGCGAGACACGCCGTGAGATACGGCAGGTCGTTGTAGCTCGGGATCACGATGCTCACGGGTCGACGATCTTCGAACGCCGGAGGCGTGCCAAGACCGGCCGTGTTCTGCCGGTAGAGCTGCTCGACGTTCGCGGCGCCGAGTCGCTGCCGGGCGCCCTCGGGGAGTCGGCGGACGACGCGGCGGGCCACGGGCCCCAGTAGCTTGCGTGCGGACGGCATGATCTCCCTCGGGGCGGCTGCGGGTGCCCTACATGGTATCCAGATGGATGCTCCACCGGGACGGCGCCCGATCTGGGAGGTCCGAGGTCCGACGCGTGCGCACCCGACCGGTGTTAGTCGACCGCGCGGTAGAAGTCGGCGAGCTCGTCGAGGACCACCGGCCAGGCGTACCGCTCGGCCGTCCGCAGCCCACCCGCACGAAGCCGTTCCTGCAGCGCCTCGTCGGCGAGCAGACGCCGAATGGCCCCGGCGAGCGCAACGTCGTCGTCCTGAGGCACGATGAGACAGTTTTCGCCGTCGACGCAGAAGTCACGATTGCCGTGCGCGTCCGTGGTGATCACCGGACAGCCGCAGGCCATCGCCTCGAGGATCGGCAGGCCGAATCCTTCGTGGATCGAGGTCTGCACAAAGCACGTCGCGCGGTTGTAGAGGATCTGGACGCCGGCATCGTCGGGACGTACGACGTACTCGGACGGGGATTCCTCGACCAGGTCGGGCTCGTTGCCGTACATGAGCAGTTTCGGGCGGGCATCGCCGAGCCGATCCCAAGCCCGTCGCGTCATCGCGAAGTTCTTCTGGAAGAACGACCGACCGACCGCGAGCACGACGTCCCGCTCGCGGGACACCGCCTGGTCGACGAAGAATGTGGTCGGGTCGAACCCCACGGGGATCAGCGCCGCGTCGACCCCGAGCTCTGCGAGCTCGGCGCGCTGGAACTGCGCGGTCGTGAGCGTGAGCAGCTCAGGCCGGTAGCTCGTCGCGACCGCGGAGCGACTCCAAGGCTGATCCGGATAAAACCACGTCTCGAACTCCTGGACGAAGTTCACCGGGATCCCGTGGTTGACCGACGCGAGGAAGACCGGGTCGGAGGTCTCCCACCACGTCGCGACCTTGATGGCACGCTCGTTGCGCAGCGCCAGGAGCAGATCCTCGTACCTGCGGTAGCTCGTCACCGGCACGCTCGACTCGATCCAGCCGGGCGTGCCCTGCAGCGACCAGATCTCGACGTCGAAGCCGCGGGCGGCCAATCCCGCCGCCTCCGCGAACACGACCCGGATCCCGCCGCTCACGGAGGTGGCGTTGAGCACGAAGATCACCCGGCGCCGGCCGGCCGCGTTCGTCACCGTGCGGTGTTCCAGCCAGGTCCGATGCGCGTCGGTGAACGCGGGCGACACGGGCGGCTCGGTCACCGCGAGCACGACCGGGCTGAACGCGAGCGTCCGCCGATTCTGCTGCCAGGCGCGCCTGACGACGACGTTCAGCTGGTCGGTGAACGACGCTCCCTCGAGCTCGTCAGAGGGGAGGTCGACCGCGTCGATCGCATCGGCACGGAGCAGCGTGCCGTGCACGGTCGCGCCGAGCACGTAGCGCGGGATGCGGTACTGCAGGAACCGGTCATGGCGCTGCCGACCGCTCCAGCCACCGGCGGCACGGTCGTACTCCGGGCCCTGATAGACCGCCCGACCATCGGTCAGCGCAGGTTGCACGATGCCGATGGCAGCGTCCTCGTGATACTCGTGCGCCACGTGCTGCAGGTGCACGCCGGCCCAGTGGTCGGGCAGCGGATTCTTAGTGTCGAGCAACCAGACGTCGCAGGCCCGCCAGTGCCGTCGCACCCACATGAGCAGCGCCCGCAGATCGGTCTCCTCGGCGTGCCCAAGGAAGTCGCACCGGGTCGAGACGTCGTCGTTCGGGACGGCCTCCGACGCGAGCCGCTCCGATACCAGGATGTGGGCCCGAAGCACTTCGTGTGCGCGCAGGATCCAGTCCGAGTCACGCTCCGTCACGGGTCCGAGGAGCACGATGACCACGGGCCGGACCCGCTCGAGGTGCCAGAGCTTTGCTGCGGAGAGCGTGAACGCCGTGCTCACGCCGTTCGCATACGTCGCAGTCGACTCGCGCGCCACGGCGGCGCGCAGTCGTCGCGAGCGGAGTTGCGTCCAGAGTGCGCGCGCCCCCGGCAGGTCTGCAAGCAGCGGCCGGACCGCGCGCAGCATGCTGCGGGGGGCCGATCGAACTCGCCGGGCCAATTCGTCTCGCGAAGCCATCACTCCCCCATTGTCGTCGTAGGCTCATGCCAGGGGGGCCGGATCGATGGTCCCGACACACATTGGACGAGCTGGCCTGCCCGGCGCTCAGTGTGCCAGCATGAGGGATCCCCTGTCCCCTGCCCACCGGGTCTCGTCCGCGGCGGCCGGAACGGATCGGTGCCGAGCTGTCGGCCTCGTCCCGAGCCGGCGCGGTCCTCGCCCGCCTGGAGGTTGCCCTGTGAAACTGACGATGACCCTCATGGTCCGCGACGAAGCGGACATCGTCGGTGCGATGATCCGGCATCACGCGGCGCAGGGCGTGGACGCGTTCATCGTCACCGACAACGGGTCCGTCGACGGCACGACGCAGATCCTGGAAGAGCTCGCGCACGAGCTGCCGATCCGTCTGCTCCACGACTT is a genomic window of Agromyces protaetiae containing:
- a CDS encoding glycosyltransferase family 2 protein; this translates as MPSARKLLGPVARRVVRRLPEGARQRLGAANVEQLYRQNTAGLGTPPAFEDRRPVSIVIPSYNDLPYLTACLASIRETCAGFEYEVLIVDDYIEPENTRRLLELQDERTRVILKDRRLGFAGNVNVGMREARYDIVLLNSDIVAKAGWLDALQARAYSSERIGMVSPKLVYPDGRIQYAGTYYARVLAPQWFGHFHVGSPATRPSANVPGYNRSISGACVYIKKPVYDELGGLDEQFWLGFEDVDYGLRAWQSGVRCYYEPAALLVHHESATRGYSQGARELASMRYFWRRWQQLFLTRRLEARPALDYVVSTRAEPLWARYVHEQADAMVALGYDARVHTSDTEDLADEAIVAELAERESVKIATDRRVAETVWVSSLHRGKPLYLLPGMETLTHGDDPALQARIVAGYRPEFDYVAPNRWTADQVRAEAAWEVAHRLVPALTVAPFEAVGEPDASRVCCVGDGGWCEVVDDVADLHGARVTHLRTNRVDDEVLARIAEERPGVIVSSLVEEQPLSVFAFMAGGAAVIAGANDHLRYEVLDGYNALTPVDGESDPLRIALDSVLSDGEIRRELADNGRHSARRFSEGNSPAMARIIEAVAATSV
- a CDS encoding LGFP repeat-containing protein — encoded protein: MWQRLVGALAVALVAISASIVGTAAAPAQALSGADFDPGAIISDANFYNGSAMSEAEIQRFLESAVGGRCDNANCLAAYRTATPTRTWSFGTCSTYHGAANESAARIIFKVQQACNLSAKVILVTLQKEQSLVTNRAPSDGVMRKAMGYGCPDTSSCDSTYYGFFNQIFAAGRQLTWYTNPAGSFTSIKVGQVNQVRYHPNAACGTKGVHIKNRATAALYYYTPYTPNAAALANIGGTGDGCSAYGNRNFWVFYNNWFGPTTMPGANEITALWNATGGASGVLGAATSGFITIAEHGGGLGQAFANGSIYWTSATGAQYVIGPIKDYYFARRGAAGPLRYPTSSTQQITAQGGGAGQVFQGGSVYTSGFGTFRVDVPIRDTYWAYAGAAGPLGWPTAELSTSTVKGGGSGQSFQAGAIYSSRSGTWAVLGFERYYASRGNATGALGWPASNPIAMSGGTGQAFSDGSVYQRAGGDAYSVLGAMRSYYFSFGGATGSFGWPIAEQECSGNVCTQRFQNAILRTAPEGASWSSPQIDEAYTAAGGAGKLGAPTSGYLFVREGIGGVARAYQNGSVYSSSSGTFAVSGAIRTRYFASGGAAGPLGWPTGAETCGLAGGGCSQAFAGGTVFSMPGDVARVTTAQFFEAYAAAGGPAGVLGASTSDSIVIPQNGGGHGQAFINGSLFAKNGGAAQAVTGDIRTAYFSRGGAAGHLGFPATAMACSGAGGPCTQGFDFGSIRWTAQGGAVIY
- a CDS encoding glycosyltransferase family 4 protein, whose translation is MLRAVRPLLADLPGARALWTQLRSRRLRAAVARESTATYANGVSTAFTLSAAKLWHLERVRPVVIVLLGPVTERDSDWILRAHEVLRAHILVSERLASEAVPNDDVSTRCDFLGHAEETDLRALLMWVRRHWRACDVWLLDTKNPLPDHWAGVHLQHVAHEYHEDAAIGIVQPALTDGRAVYQGPEYDRAAGGWSGRQRHDRFLQYRIPRYVLGATVHGTLLRADAIDAVDLPSDELEGASFTDQLNVVVRRAWQQNRRTLAFSPVVLAVTEPPVSPAFTDAHRTWLEHRTVTNAAGRRRVIFVLNATSVSGGIRVVFAEAAGLAARGFDVEIWSLQGTPGWIESSVPVTSYRRYEDLLLALRNERAIKVATWWETSDPVFLASVNHGIPVNFVQEFETWFYPDQPWSRSAVATSYRPELLTLTTAQFQRAELAELGVDAALIPVGFDPTTFFVDQAVSRERDVVLAVGRSFFQKNFAMTRRAWDRLGDARPKLLMYGNEPDLVEESPSEYVVRPDDAGVQILYNRATCFVQTSIHEGFGLPILEAMACGCPVITTDAHGNRDFCVDGENCLIVPQDDDVALAGAIRRLLADEALQERLRAGGLRTAERYAWPVVLDELADFYRAVD
- a CDS encoding glycosyltransferase family 4 protein, translating into MRIAVVNNFFPPRPGGSSHLADHLARAYAAAGHEVLVLTAMYQNAPAVEERDGFRINRIPAWTLPKTRFAANFDIGFTISPRVKRRVFTLLDEFAPDVIHQHGQFFDLTWLTGWWARSRRVPTLLSVHTRLESPLSRFNSAVYAMADTLLVAPLMRLHRPKVVVMDVLMDRYIRKRYRRSISGTVAIPVGVDPTVMRGGDGEAARSRLGLPTQPLILSVGHVIPQRSRIALVHALPGILERSPEARVVVVGGIYHDEFLKLAERLGVEHAIVTLGARPQREIPDLLAAADLEVHELEGEGFGTASLEALAAGTPVAAAVRPDNFLEFRIDDGEQLFIVPFVSASEEKADPDALAEVVLGILEDPNARERVSAKAQRFVEDHFAIERVAEAHLTTLEGLVRQPRR